A stretch of the Acanthochromis polyacanthus isolate Apoly-LR-REF ecotype Palm Island chromosome 22, KAUST_Apoly_ChrSc, whole genome shotgun sequence genome encodes the following:
- the LOC110966758 gene encoding glucagon-1-like: protein MNSICSLAAILLVLGFIQSSWQVPLNDDSSSLEADDTLADEPRELSNAKRHSEGTFSNDYSKYLEDRKAQDFVRWLMNNKRSGAVEKRHAEGTFTSDVSSYLMDQAIKDFVARLKSGQVRRESEMDRRGEAFSRRHVDGSFTSDVNKVLDSMAAKEYLLWVMTSKPSGER from the exons ATGAACAGCATCTGCTCCCTGGCTGCCATCCTTCTGGTCCTCGGCTTCATCCAGAGCAGCTGGCAGGTTCCTCTGAATGATGACAGCTCAAG TCTTGAGGCAGACGACACGTTAGCCGACGAGCCCAGGGAGCTGTCAAACGCGAAAAGACACTCGGAGGGAACTTTCTCGAACGACTACAGCAAATATCTGGAGGACAGGAAGGCTCAGGACTTTGTTCGGTGGCTGATGAACAACAAGAGGAGTGG cGCTGTAGAAAAGCGCCACGCCGAAGGCACCTTCACCAGCGATGTCAGCTCCTACCTCATGGACCAGGCAATCAAAGACTTCGTTGCCAGGCTCAAGTCCGGACAAGTCCGAAGAGA ATCTGAGATGGACAGGCGGGGCGAGGCGTTCAGCAGGAGGCACGTAGATGGAAGCTTCACCAGCGATGTGAACAAGGTGCTGGACTCTATGGCTGCCAAGGAATATTTACTCTGGGTCATGACCTCCAAGCCTTCAGGGGAAAGGTAA
- the LOC110966760 gene encoding dipeptidyl peptidase 4-like, translating into MVSVAKVLLAVFGVAVVVVLIAVPTAIFLREDDSPETIRKTFTLEDVFNSSMKPKSYNLKWISDSEYLHKSGGSVFLYDVLRGNFSEFLSKAAFDEKNAYDYQLSADNKFVAFMSNYSKLWRHSFTASYSLYDLTSKTFITPSYIPDQVQYFAWAPQGNKLAYVWRNNVYVITSPGSKPQQVTFTGEENLLLNGIPDWVYEEEMFSSGQGFWWSPGGKYVAFAEFNDTKVHSIEYSWFGDNQYPSTVIIPYPKPGTPNPIVKLFVVDTDNVTNIDEVVVPATFSSVEHYLASVTWATDNRVAVQWLKREQNHLILQIYNFTGTNWAPDEHLELRSTGWIGRFSPSEPVFAADKNSYYLLMSDAAKYKHIHHVVRGTATPITSGTWEVVDILKVTADYVYYSSNQDGGRPGGRNVYRWSSQGTVCVTCGLRENCHYNSAYFSHNASFYRMSCSGPDIPYHSLMDNRDNKEINVLEDNSGFKANSAGIQLPTMRRGTIKVAGYTLWYQMVLPPGFKESEKYPLLIDVYAGPCSQTVDYVYSVNWATYLASTENIIVASFDGRGSGYQGDTLMHEIYKRLGTYEVEDQIAATREFIKMGFIDKDRVAIWGWSYGGYVTSMVLGSGSGVFKCGMAVAPVSKWEFYDSIYTERYMLEPSQNLLGYSNSTVMERAKNFHSVKYLLIHGTADDNVHFQQAAEISEALVEEQVDFEAMWYTDKDHGLPGAANRHVYTHMSHFLQRCFA; encoded by the exons ACAGCGAGTATCTGCACAAGTCAGGCGGCTCGGTCTTCCTCTATGACGTGCTTAGGGGAAACTTCTCCGAATTCTTGAGCAAAGCTGCGTTT GATGAAAAAAACGCTTACGACTACCAGCTGTCTGCCGACAACAAATTTGTTGCGTTCATGAGCAACTACTCCAAG CTGTGGAGACATTCATTCACTGCTTCGTATTCTCTTTACGACCTGACTTCAAA aacattcatcACGCCGTCCTACATTCCTGATCAAGTCCAGTACTTTGCCTGGGCTCCTCAGGGGAACAAACTG GCCTACGTGTGGAGGAATAACGTGTACGTAATTACAAGCCCTGGGTCTAAACCACAACAAGTGACTTTCACTGGAGAGGAAAATCTGCTTTTAAACGGGATCCCAGACTGGGTGTATGAGG AGGAGATGTTCTCATCCGGTCAGGGCTTCTGGTGGTCACCTGGAGGGAAGTACGTGGCTTTCGCAGAGTTCAATGACACCAAGGTCCACAGTATAGAGTACTCCTGGTTTGGTGACAACCAGTACCCAAGCACCGTCATCATCCCTTATCCAAAG CCCGGTACTCCCAACCCCATCGTGAAGCTGTTTGTTGTGGACACTGACAACGTGACAAACATCGATGAAGTTGTTGTTCCAGCCACATTCAGCTCAGT TGAACACTACTTGGCCTCCGTAACATGGGCGACTGATAACCGTGTGGCCGTCCAGTGGCTAAAGAGGGAACAAAACCACCTCATCCTTCAGATCTACAACTTTACTGGAACTAACTGGGCTCCTGATGAG CATCTGGAGCTGAGAAGCACCGGCTGGATTGGTCGG TTCTCTCCATCAGAGCCAGTTTTTGCCGCAGACAAGAACAGCTACTACCTGCTCATGAGTGACGCCGCAAAGTACAAGCACATCCATCATGTGGTCAGG GGCACAGCTACTCCCATCACCTCTGGGACATGGGAAGTCGTTGACATTCTGAAAGTCACGGCCGATTATGT ATACTATTCAAGTAACCAAGACGGCGGCCGGCCAGGAGGAAGGAACGTTTACAG ATGGAGCAGCcaggggactgtgtgtgtgacttGTGGATTACGTGAAAACTGTCACTACAACTCTGCTTACTTCAGTCACAATGCCTCCTTCTACCGTATGAGCTGCAGTG GTCCCGACATCCCTTACCATTCTCTCATGGACAACAGAGACAATAAAG AGATCAACGTTTTGGAGGACAACAGTGGATTTAAGGCCAACTCAGCTGGCATCCAATTGCCCACCATGCGTCGAGGCACAATTAAAGTTGCTGGATACA CTCTGTGGTACCAGATGGTTTTGCCTCCAGGCTTTAAGGAATCCGAGAAGTACCCCTTACTGATTGATGT ATATGCAGGTCCCTGCAGTCAGACGGTTGACTATGTCTACTCGGTGAACTGGGCCACCTACCTGGCCAGCACTGAGAACATCATCGTTGCGAGCTTTGACGGAAGAGGAAGTGGTTACCAGGGCGACACGTTAATGCATGAAATCTACAAACGTCTGGGAACATATGAGGTGGAAGATCAGATAGCAGCCACCAG ggAATTCATCAAAATGGGCTTCATTGACAAAGATAGAGTTGCTATTTGGGGATGG TCCTACGGTGGATACGTGACGTCGATGGTGCTGGGTTCCGGCAGTGGAGTGTTTAAATGTGGAATGGCCGTGGCTCCGGTCTCCAAATGGGAATTTTATG ATTCCATCTACACGGAGCGCTACATGCTGGAGCCGTCACAGAACCTTCTTGGATATAGT AACTCAACTGTAATGGAAAGGGCCAAGAATTTCCATTCAGTGAAGTATCTTCTGATTCACGGAACCGCTGATG acaACGTTCATTTCCAGCAGGCGGCCGAGATCTCAGAAGCTCTGGTGGAGGAGCAGGTGGACTTCGAGGCCATG TGGTACACGGACAAGGATCACGGCCTCCCCGGCGCTGCAAATCGACACGTCTACACCCACATGAGTCACTTCCTGCAGAGATGTTTTGCGTAA